From a region of the Candida albicans SC5314 chromosome 1, complete sequence genome:
- a CDS encoding snoRNA-binding rRNA-processing protein (Nucleolar protein; component of the small subunit processome containing the U3 snoRNA; involved in pre-18S rRNA processing; flow model biofilm repressed) codes for MSSLASQLQSINEKTASVALDRKQRSKLHSRSLIFDPKQAATQDYEYIYEIATEGLEDLCELDSRFNKFKSTLFSETSVNLDRNLQTKDVISQLDKNIDAFLTLVGPYYGLTSSLKAVEWLVRRFHANIHNAELMILTALPYFQHPVFVKVLNVIPKQNLPQIFEWLVGYKDQLKTPPASSILKAFRNDFHFFNFYSKFLNDQIKNHTVYKEQLVFYLSNTVQLLASFSKNIEELNETHIPVVLETTALMLLPQQKPKYSSSINSDLKLTSYSIISVLSSIFPFSADILKSLTVSILEDEDALKGFTKPTLIVLSQLWKHFQGNLEVIEAFKNFKIGQHELGVLDELKNENYQLSTFIILVFISTFPSNESYKLLPFIDLSNKTVFEIITKLVLQNSTTQEDSIRSNLTKIAQSLTKSDPKLFQTTLESENWKVDELELKLMSVLVESKNDEAEFDAGDEDNAVEDIEIVKTVDFTKLQSTAKSYFNTEYDEEFNLVLKELKSVLSASDAKLHVSVILTFLQKVFSTPEVALTFAFRVALTPAVPLSIRLSAIKSIRIKIKNAANGKTDFYLLIPLILLALFDNSKLIRSGFAQLLRLVIEIKTKLTTGAALFLEREIYGSVSDKKYPTPHDSLFLCSLLSEDNVKDTVLDPSRVINILFDSIFKAKNGKSKPGKYFRSFIFTQWSLCSLPIVLKANAWKIVAQANKAGTDDRFFFLDGDIENYFSKRNVWIDQASIAGIAFFDNAEVSVVGLVGGVASNDKNSNTESEWLCRALENPSGNLQMTANNRVLETFDTFKPIESRLKIVNKLVDILINDDIVEFDPMATLQELNIDRNLFLQALTSVQIGDQIPEQGIAKRRRRSSNSTKQAMVRDEINNMASGHLKKLTFLLEILESSLRKKRNVAGPDLLKVLFKILTDLEYLGNDGNLPVLYAQETLASCMLLNIVNLKSSSKEVKFDSNSIRADLIVNSIRASPSPQVQNRLLLVISELASLAPEVILHSVMPIFTFMGAHTVRQDDEFSSSALQQTVAKVIPALASNGLSPVNNEIEFLLASFATAFPHVPRHRRVKLFVSLTKTLGCAESMHLILFLMGQQYANNVHKNKNGDSQSVVEFVHGYMKSFSAEEQLAGIVAFTKLWNDIPLNQLEPGSEEFEVLNNRPVFGTTIATLGQSGLAVLRNDLLQFLDETLSSENKHELSSLKTKMALVLIDDEDSEVSKKESVLDKFRAITSFALASLDTFTNSHADIKLCSTLYSLLGNLLDLLPLNYFIDSIVASLDVDTLSDSLSIKVARNYAILASRKFETELNVAHCDQVVIESVINNLLPILIKGIKKNVDVELQQAYLDTFSTIVNKFGASGTEFASSDVSKVLIESLGIVTTDRGLLNEQPEVIIASINAITSIVNILGVKTLGLFPKVVPPALKIWESTNSLGDKESAKLLQGSVLVLLSCYIKKIPAFMSTTLEAVLLTILSSDLIDNHIRSSVLDLIVDHMDLAQVLKSLCNVWLTKKFYTNDNSGNIGLFLKTLQATINKMEKKQATTQATLFMRWLISAFEFRQYSEDNDNKFDNNTIHRLESSFHGCAIAFVMKLNDKSFRPLFANLVRWAVDGEGATLKTNEVSRLLAFFRFFNKLQDELKSIITSYFSYLLDPTSALLKRFSEGSLVATNLRRIILIGLTSSFKYDQDDYWSQQGRFDSICSPLLSQLSNIEDSIGKYLVKSVSTFVTDVSSDEYNETLVHELIKYISNANENSAATKIWSIRTLKTIFQKMGEQWLSYLPTLVPYIAELLEDDDEEVEMEVRRGLVRVIENVLGEPLDRYLS; via the coding sequence ATGTCTAGTTTAGCTTCACAATTACAGTCAATCAATGAGAAGACTGCTTCTGTTGCTTTGGATAGAAAGCAACGCTCAAAGTTGCATTCACGATCATTAATATTTGATCCCAAACAAGCAGCAACTCAGGACtatgaatatatttatgAAATTGCTACAGAAGGTCTTGAAGATTTATGTGAGTTAGATTCcagattcaataaattcaaactGACATTGTTTTCTGAAACTTCTGTCAACTTGGATAGAAATTTACAAACAAAAGATGTTATTAGTCAATTGgataaaaatattgatgcCTTCTTGACATTAGTGGGGCCATATTATGGGTTGACATCATCTTTAAAAGCAGTTGAATGGCTTGTTAGAAGATTTCACGCAAATATCCATAATGCTGagttaatgattttaacTGCATTGCCATATTTCCAACATCCAGTATTTGTGAAGGTATTGAATGTGAttccaaaacaaaacttgccacaaatatttgaatgGCTTGTGGGATATaaagatcaattgaaaacacCACCTGCGTCGTCCATTCTTAAGGCATTTCGCAATGACTTTCactttttcaacttttatagtaaatttttgaatgaccaaatcaaaaatcacACTGTTTATAAAGAGCAATTGGTTTTCTATTTATCTAATACGGTACAACTTTTGGCCTCCTTTTCCAAGAACATTGAGGAGTTGAATGAAACTCATATTCCTGTTGTTCTTGAGACTACTGCCTTAATGTTATTACCACAGCAAAAACCCAAATACTCCTCGTCTATAAACTCAGACTTGAAGTTGACATCATATTCGATTATTTCTGTACTTAGCTCAATTTTCCCATTTTCCGCTGATATATTGAAGTCGTTGACTGTAAGCATATTAGAAGATGAGGATGCCCTCAAGGGATTTACCAAGCCAActttaattgttttatcaCAATTATGGAAGCATTTTCAAGGAAACTTGGAAGTCATTGAAGCCTTCaagaattttaaaattggcCAACATGAATTGGGTGTTTTAgatgaattaaaaaatgaaaattatcaattgagtACTTTCATTATATTGGTTTTCATTTCGACTTTCCCTTCTAATGAATCGTACAAGTTGTTGCCtttcattgatttgtcAAACAAGAcagtttttgaaattataacCAAGTTGGTTTTACAAAACTCAACCACACAGGAAGACTCAATTAGATCTAATTTGACTAAGATTGCCCAATCTCTAACCAAATCTGATCCTAAATTGTTCCAAACAACTCTTGAAAGTGAGAACTGGAAAGTAGACGAGTTAGAATTGAAGCTCATGTCTGTACTTGTTGAAAGCAAGAATGACGAAGCTGAGTTTGATGCAggtgatgaagataatgCAGTGgaagatattgaaattgtaaAGACTGTCGATTTTACTAAATTGCAATCTACTGCTAAGAGTTACTTTAATACAGAATACGATGAAGAGTTTAATTTGgtattaaaagaattgaaaagtgTTTTGTCCGCATCCGATGCTAAATTACACGTTTCTGTCATATTGACATTTTTGCAAAAAGTGTTTTCAACTCCTGAAGTGGCATTGACATTTGCTTTCCGAGTTGCATTAACTCCTGCAGTCCCCTTGTCTATCAGATTATCGGCCATCAAGAGTAttagaattaaaattaaaaatgctGCAAATGGTAAAACTGACTTTTACTTGTTGATCCCACTTATATTATTGGCATtgtttgataattcaaaattgattagATCGGGATTTGCTCAACTCTTACGATTAGtcattgaaattaaaactaAACTTACTACTGGTGCTGCCTTATTTTTGGAAAGAGAGATTTATGGGTCTGTTTCTGATAAGAAATACCCAACTCCTCATGACTCCTTGTTTCTTTGCAGTTTGTTGAGTGAAGACAATGTTAAGGATACTGTATTAGACCCATCAAGAGtcatcaatattttatttgacAGCATTTTCAAAGCAAAGAATGGGAAATCAAAACCAGGAAAGTACTTCAGATCATTTATCTTCACTCAGTGGTCGTTGTGCTCATTGccaattgttttaaaagCAAATGCTTGGAAAATTGTGGCACAAGCTAACAAAGCAGGAACTGACGATAGgttctttttcttggaTGGAGACATTGAGAATTATTTTAGCAAGCGTAACGTTTGGATTGATCAGGCATCTATTGCTGGCATTGCATTCTTTGATAATGCCGAAGTCTCAGTTGTTGGTTTAGTTGGTGGTGTTGCttcaaatgataaaaatagTAACACAGAGAGTGAATGGTTATGTAGAGCATTGGAAAATCCATCAGGTAATTTACAGATGACAGCTAATAATCGTGTTCTTGAAACTTTTGACACATTCAAACCAATTGAGTCaagattgaaaattgtCAATAAATTGGTAGATATATTGATCAACGATGATATTGTTGAGTTTGATCCAATGGCAACTttacaagaattaaatattGACCGCAATTTATTCTTACAGGCTTTGACGAGTGTGCAAATTGGTGATCAAATCCCAGAACAAGGTATCgctaaaagaagaagaaggtcTTCAAACTCTACCAAGCAAGCCATGGTGCGAGATGAAATTAACAACATGGCATCTGGACACTTGAAGAAGCTCACATTTTTGTTAGAAATATTGGAATCTAGTCTTcgaaagaaaagaaatgttGCTGGCCCTGATTTGCTAAAGGtgttattcaaaattttgaCTGACTTGGAATACTTAGGGAACGATGGTAACTTGCCTGTTCTTTATGCCCAAGAAACATTAGCATCTTGTATGCTTTTGAATATCGTCAATTTAAAGTCGTCATCTAAGGAAGTCAAGTTTGATTCTAATTCAATCAGAGCAGatttaattgttaattCCATTAGGGCATCACCATCACCTCAAGTTCAAAACAGATTATTGTTAGTTATATCAGAGTTAGCATCTTTGGCTCCAGAAGTAATCTTGCATTCGGTGATGCCCATCTTTACATTTATGGGTGCTCATACTGTTAGAcaagatgatgaattttCTAGCTCTGCGTTGCAACAAACAGTTGCAAAAGTTATTCCTGCATTAGCTTCAAATGGATTATCTCCTGTGAATAATGAAATCGAGTTTTTGTTGGCTAGTTTTGCTACTGCATTCCCACATGTTCCAAGACATCGTCGTGTGAAGTTGTTTGTTTCCTTGACCAAAACTTTAGGCTGTGCTGAATCCATGCActtaattttgtttttgatggGTCAACAATATGCAAATAATGTTCATAAGAATAAAAATGGAGATTCGCAATCTGTTGTTGAGTTTGTGCATGGTTACATGAAGTCGTTTTCTGCCGAAGAACAACTTGCAGGAATTGTTGCATTCACTAAATTGTGGAATGATATACCCCTCAATCAACTTGAACCTGGTTCCGAAGAGTTTGAAGTTTTGAATAATCGCCCAGTTTTTGGCACCACAATTGCGACATTGGGCCAATCCGGTTTAGCTGTGTTGAGAAACGATTTGTTGCAATTTTTAGATGAAACTTTGAGTTCAGAAAATAAGCATGagctttcttctttgaagACAAAGATGGCTttggttttaattgatgatgaagatagCGAGGTTTCTAAGAAAGAACTGGTTTTAGATAAATTTAGAGCAATTACTTCATTTGCCTTGGCCAGTTTAGACACTTTCACAAATTCACATGCTGATATCAAGTTATGTTCTACATTGTATTCATTATTGGGCAATTTATTAGATTTGTTACCtttgaattattttattgattcaattgttgcTTCATTGGATGTCGATACTTTGTCAGATTCCTTGTCGATAAAAGTTGCTAGAAACTATGCAATCTTGGCAAGtagaaaatttgaaaccGAATTGAATGTTGCCCACTGTGACCAAGTTGTTATTGAATCCGTaattaacaatttgttaccaatattgattaaaggaatcaagaaaaatgttgatgttgagTTGCAACAGGCTTACTTGGATACTTTTTCCACCATCGTTAATAAGTTTGGAGCATCAGGTACTGAATTTGCGCTGAGTGACGTTTCTAAAGTTCTTATTGAATCTTTGGGTATCGTTACTACAGACCGTGGTTTATTGAATGAGCAACCCGAAGTCATCATTGCTTCCATTAACGCAATTACAAGTATTGTCAATATCTTGGGAGTTAAGACACTTGGATTGTTCCCTAAAGTTGTCCCTCCCGCCCTTAAAATTTGGGAATCGACTAACTCATTGGGGGATAAGGAGAGTGCTAAATTATTGCAAGGTTCAGTGTTAGTTTTATTATCGTGTTACATCAAAAAGATTCCTGCATTTATGTCAACTACGTTAGAAGCTGTTTTGCTTACTATTTTGTCAagtgatttgattgataaCCATATCAGATCAAGTGTTTTagatttgattgttgacCACATGGATTTGGCTCAAGTTTTGAAATCCTTATGCAACGTTTGGCTTACCAAGAAGTTTTACACAAATGACAATTCTGGTAACATTGGTTTATTCTTAAAAACTTTACAAGCTACAATAAATAAGATGGAGAAGAAGCAAGCCACAACTCAGGCAACATTGTTTATGAGATGGCTTATCAGTGCCTTTGAATTCAGACAGTATTCGGAAGACAATGACAACAAATTTGATAACAACACCATCCATAGATTAGAAAGCTCTTTCCATGGATGTGCCATAGCATTTGTcatgaaattgaatgataaGAGTTTCAGACCGTTGTTTGCAAACTTGGTGAGATGGGCTGTCGATGGTGAAGGTGCCACCTTGAAAACTAATGAAGTGTCTAGGTTGTTGGCATTTTTCCgtttcttcaacaaattgCAAGATGAATTGAAGAGTATTATTACTTCATATTTCTCATACTTGTTAGATCCAACATCGGCATTATTAAAGAGATTTAGCGAAGGTAGTCTTGTTGCAACCAATTTAAGAagaataattttgattggGTTGACTTCTTCATTCAAATACGATCAAGACGACTACTGGTCACAACAAGGAAGATTTGATAGCATATGTTCTCCATTATTGAGCCAATTGTCCAATATTGAGGATTCCATTGGTAAATACTTGGTAAAATCAGTTAGCACATTTGTTACAGATGTTTCCTCAGACGAATACAATGAAACGTTGGTCCACGAGTTGATCAAGTATATTTCTAATGCCAATGAAAATTCTGCTGCTACCAAGATCTGGAGTATTCGTACATTGAAAACGATTTTCCAGAAAATGGGAGAGCAGTGGTTATCTTACTTGCCAACCTTGGTTCCATATATTGCAGAGTTATTAGAGgatgacgatgaagaagttgaaatGGAAGTTAGACGTGGTTTGGTTAGagttattgaaaatgttttgGGTGAACCATTAGATAGATATTTGAGTTAA